The following coding sequences lie in one Myxococcus xanthus genomic window:
- a CDS encoding diguanylate cyclase, translating to MTSLPEFPSPGRLLRLAVRSIPAAAALATFIHLARGGFRGLNTLGWTEAALVGCLLVGIAVAAWRRAMRGAVGAVIDLRDDLELGGALISAAFVVVAIGGGDLFPIVYLLMAFLVAFLPRNAGLTLLGVALVYDALVTLGGPVPNATGYLTHAAFLALFSGLYHLVLAARIAAARRAESDAVQKRIREVEERARTFRLVSSGTQDSFSGMSSDEKWLVASVKEIEGAVQAALEIAETGLRTYTCAAFLLTSDDRSLKLYDCRSGSERVQRERFNAGEGIIGGVLKRRAPVRMNSPNGLKGVTHYEGSGPAVQALLAVPILEASGLVRGVLVADRLANEPFSDQDEKLLSTIAGEVLRSIEVERVMSYIRKTRDEKDRFFRAIEELNRAGSPDQVFVAVLESTRQLAGLDFCAVTLVSEVDGKRMHRVVRMSGVTAQGQALSGQSFEDNNGLVANVVRYGAPLPGRDIKAMDRQIIFDDETQIRGLGALKIFPLVAGDRILGTLVAGSRKKAAFEQDVLRMIEVIAIQAAQAVLRAQLFEQMERMATTDGLTGLFNHRTFQAKADEILAQARRYQRKCSIILTDVDHFKSVNDTYGHPTGDQVLKGVARIIKTMARDTDIVARYGGEEFVIIMPETDAKGAFTISERIREAVKAETFQTEMGPLKITMSLGIATFPDSGTEKQQLIDLADQCLYHSKRNGRNQSVTVAIMQGGRKLQAANAS from the coding sequence ATGACGTCGCTTCCCGAGTTTCCGTCTCCCGGAAGGTTGCTGCGTCTCGCGGTCCGGTCCATTCCCGCCGCGGCCGCGCTCGCCACGTTCATCCACCTGGCGCGCGGCGGCTTCCGGGGGCTGAACACGCTGGGGTGGACCGAGGCGGCCCTGGTGGGCTGCCTCCTGGTGGGCATCGCCGTGGCCGCCTGGCGCCGGGCCATGCGTGGCGCTGTGGGCGCTGTCATCGACCTTCGGGACGACCTGGAGCTGGGCGGAGCGCTCATCTCCGCGGCCTTCGTCGTGGTGGCCATTGGCGGCGGGGACTTGTTCCCCATCGTCTACTTGCTGATGGCGTTCCTGGTGGCCTTCCTGCCGCGCAACGCGGGCCTCACGCTGCTGGGTGTGGCGCTGGTGTACGACGCGCTGGTGACCCTGGGCGGTCCGGTGCCCAACGCCACGGGCTACCTGACGCACGCGGCCTTCCTGGCCCTGTTCTCCGGCCTCTACCACCTGGTGCTGGCGGCGCGCATCGCCGCCGCGCGCCGGGCGGAGAGCGACGCGGTGCAGAAGCGCATCCGCGAGGTGGAGGAGCGGGCGCGCACCTTCAGGCTGGTGTCGTCCGGCACGCAGGACAGCTTCAGCGGGATGAGCTCGGACGAGAAGTGGCTGGTGGCCTCGGTGAAGGAGATCGAAGGCGCCGTGCAGGCCGCGCTCGAAATCGCGGAGACGGGGCTGCGCACGTACACCTGCGCCGCGTTCCTGCTCACGTCGGATGACCGGAGCCTCAAGCTGTACGACTGCCGCTCCGGCTCCGAGCGCGTGCAGCGCGAGCGCTTCAACGCGGGCGAGGGCATCATCGGCGGCGTGCTCAAGCGCCGCGCCCCGGTGCGGATGAACTCGCCGAACGGGCTCAAGGGCGTGACGCACTACGAGGGCAGCGGCCCCGCGGTGCAGGCGCTGCTCGCGGTGCCCATCCTGGAGGCCAGCGGACTGGTGCGCGGCGTGCTGGTGGCGGACCGGCTGGCGAACGAGCCCTTCAGCGACCAGGACGAGAAGCTGCTCTCCACCATCGCCGGCGAGGTGCTGCGCTCCATCGAGGTGGAGCGGGTGATGAGCTACATCCGCAAGACGCGCGACGAGAAGGACCGATTCTTCCGCGCCATCGAGGAGCTCAACCGCGCGGGCAGCCCGGACCAGGTGTTCGTGGCGGTGCTGGAGAGCACCCGGCAGTTGGCGGGCCTGGACTTCTGCGCGGTGACGCTGGTGTCCGAGGTCGACGGCAAGCGCATGCACCGCGTGGTGCGCATGTCCGGCGTGACGGCGCAGGGCCAGGCGCTGTCCGGCCAGAGCTTCGAGGACAACAACGGGCTGGTGGCCAACGTGGTCCGCTACGGGGCGCCGCTGCCGGGCCGCGACATCAAGGCCATGGACCGACAGATCATCTTCGACGACGAGACGCAGATTCGCGGCCTGGGGGCGCTGAAGATCTTCCCGCTGGTGGCGGGTGACCGCATCCTGGGCACGCTGGTGGCGGGCTCGCGCAAGAAGGCCGCGTTCGAACAGGACGTGCTGCGGATGATTGAGGTCATCGCCATCCAGGCCGCGCAGGCCGTGCTGCGTGCGCAGCTCTTCGAGCAAATGGAGCGGATGGCCACCACGGACGGCCTCACCGGCCTGTTCAACCACCGCACCTTCCAGGCGAAGGCGGACGAAATCCTGGCCCAGGCGCGGCGCTACCAGCGCAAGTGCTCCATCATTCTCACCGACGTGGACCACTTCAAGAGCGTCAACGACACCTATGGTCACCCGACGGGCGACCAGGTGCTCAAGGGCGTGGCCCGCATCATCAAGACGATGGCGCGCGACACGGACATCGTCGCGCGGTACGGCGGCGAGGAGTTCGTCATCATCATGCCGGAGACGGACGCCAAGGGCGCCTTCACCATCTCCGAGCGCATCCGCGAGGCCGTGAAGGCGGAGACGTTCCAGACGGAGATGGGGCCGCTGAAGATCACCATGTCGCTGGGCATCGCCACCTTCCCCGACAGCGGCACGGAGAAGCAGCAGCTCATCGACCTGGCCGACCAGTGCCTCTATCACTCGAAGCGCAACGGCCGGAACCAGTCCGTCACCGTGGCCATCATGCAGGGCGGCCGGAAGCTCCAGGCGGCGAACGCGTCCTGA
- a CDS encoding di-heme oxidoredictase family protein — protein sequence MHNRATGMAVVVMVATLLVGDAFAATFGVTPSGSSAVFYVDTNAWADIHYVQNNQGQLNYRMGIVNGRNQYTVTGLSAGETIDYSFTYWDVSCDCARDTAWTRYTHSGTTPPPPPPDAGTDAGTPPPPTDAGTPPTGPIVPLYTTSTPLEPATVQETASAIITRVGDRVRDRHAREDMFQAYDHYLPLYFQARTHYIEIVDEVAKGGNRVTVNLHTVYPYERPDFRAFFRGLGTVAEYFHNAQFTQVNDYHFTSSVDFNAKEGRAIRVGDRMELEVGVFLRQPVEGRFNYYATTYLYMVGSGGVVPFDVTGSIRDSIPMPQAGWSGGRTTLSSPQSNEPDNRFLQMANNLAPVSAQPFVEGRRIHHTNFGDGSHSEPGNPALTQHQGKLGPNYVAPSCVACHVQNGRALPPGNNTTLTNYVVKVGQANGAADPFLGYRLQPRRTSGTPEGEARITGWTVSSGTYGDGTRFELRRPNYGFTNNTPTNYSARITPQLVGMGLLEAIPESAIAALADPNDSNGDGISGRMHQVRDPQTGVTRLGRFGWKASTATVRHQVAEALNSDIGVTTSVFPSLDCGPSQQGCTGTSTELANTELDKLTRYISLLGVPARRNLSDATALRGETLFNNAGCARCHTASLTTSAYHPHAELRGQTIRPYTDLLLHDMGTGLADNLPDGQATGAEWRTPPLWGIGLTAGVSGGEAYLHDGRARNLAEAILWHGGEGQAARNNFANMNSADRDALLAFLRSL from the coding sequence ATGCACAACAGAGCAACAGGAATGGCCGTTGTCGTAATGGTCGCAACCCTCTTGGTGGGCGACGCGTTCGCAGCCACCTTTGGAGTCACGCCGTCGGGCTCGTCCGCCGTCTTCTACGTCGACACCAACGCCTGGGCGGACATCCACTACGTCCAAAACAATCAGGGGCAGCTCAACTATCGGATGGGCATCGTCAACGGTCGGAACCAGTACACGGTGACCGGCCTGTCCGCGGGCGAAACCATCGACTACTCATTCACGTACTGGGACGTGTCCTGCGACTGTGCCCGTGACACGGCCTGGACGCGCTACACGCACTCCGGCACGACCCCGCCTCCGCCCCCGCCGGACGCGGGCACCGACGCGGGCACGCCGCCACCTCCGACGGACGCGGGCACGCCTCCCACGGGCCCCATCGTCCCGCTGTACACCACGTCCACGCCGCTGGAGCCCGCGACGGTCCAGGAGACGGCCTCCGCCATCATCACCCGCGTGGGCGACCGCGTCCGGGATCGCCACGCGCGCGAGGACATGTTCCAGGCGTACGACCACTACCTGCCCCTCTACTTCCAGGCGCGCACGCACTACATCGAGATCGTCGACGAGGTCGCAAAGGGTGGCAATCGCGTCACGGTGAACCTGCACACCGTCTATCCCTACGAGCGCCCTGACTTCCGCGCCTTCTTCCGTGGACTCGGCACCGTGGCGGAGTACTTCCACAACGCCCAGTTCACCCAGGTGAACGACTATCACTTCACATCCAGCGTCGACTTCAACGCCAAGGAAGGCCGCGCCATCCGCGTGGGCGACCGAATGGAGCTGGAGGTGGGTGTCTTCCTTCGTCAACCGGTGGAAGGCCGTTTCAACTACTACGCCACCACGTACCTCTACATGGTCGGCTCGGGCGGCGTGGTGCCCTTCGACGTCACGGGCTCCATCCGGGACTCCATCCCCATGCCACAGGCGGGCTGGAGCGGTGGCCGCACCACGCTGAGCTCGCCGCAGTCCAACGAGCCCGACAACCGCTTCCTGCAGATGGCCAACAACCTGGCGCCGGTCAGCGCGCAGCCCTTCGTGGAAGGCCGCCGCATCCACCACACGAACTTCGGTGATGGCAGCCACTCCGAGCCGGGCAACCCCGCGCTCACGCAGCACCAGGGCAAGCTGGGCCCAAACTACGTCGCCCCGTCCTGCGTCGCCTGCCACGTGCAGAACGGCCGCGCCCTGCCCCCGGGCAACAACACGACGCTGACGAACTATGTGGTGAAGGTGGGCCAGGCCAATGGCGCCGCCGACCCGTTCCTCGGCTACCGGCTGCAGCCGCGCCGCACCAGCGGCACGCCCGAGGGCGAGGCCCGCATCACCGGGTGGACCGTCAGCTCCGGCACCTACGGTGACGGCACCCGGTTCGAGCTGCGCCGACCCAACTACGGCTTCACCAATAACACGCCCACGAACTACTCGGCGCGCATCACCCCGCAGCTGGTGGGCATGGGCCTGCTGGAGGCCATCCCCGAGTCGGCCATCGCCGCGCTGGCGGACCCCAACGACAGCAACGGTGACGGCATCTCCGGCCGCATGCACCAGGTGCGCGACCCACAGACGGGCGTGACGCGCCTGGGCCGCTTCGGCTGGAAGGCCAGCACCGCCACGGTCCGCCACCAGGTGGCCGAGGCCCTCAACAGCGACATCGGCGTCACCACCTCCGTGTTCCCGTCGCTGGACTGCGGTCCGTCGCAGCAGGGTTGCACCGGCACCAGCACCGAGCTGGCCAACACGGAGCTGGACAAGCTCACGCGCTACATCTCCCTGCTCGGCGTGCCGGCGCGCCGCAACCTGAGCGACGCCACGGCGCTGCGCGGTGAGACGCTGTTCAACAACGCGGGCTGCGCGCGGTGCCACACGGCCAGCCTGACGACCAGCGCGTACCACCCGCACGCGGAGCTGCGCGGCCAGACCATCCGTCCGTACACGGACCTGCTGCTGCACGACATGGGCACGGGGCTGGCGGACAACCTGCCGGACGGCCAGGCCACCGGCGCGGAGTGGCGCACGCCCCCGCTCTGGGGCATCGGCCTGACGGCGGGCGTCAGCGGCGGCGAGGCCTACCTGCACGACGGCCGCGCCCGCAACCTCGCCGAGGCCATCCTCTGGCACGGCGGCGAGGGCCAGGCGGCGCGCAACAACTTCGCCAACATGAACAGCGCGGACCGCGACGCGCTGCTGGCGTTCCTGCGCTCGCTGTAA
- a CDS encoding class I SAM-dependent methyltransferase, with the protein MTWRGASWMAESVAPSLRAWWMRGRRVTLVPLAVTTSTKVDAALVREARAVAARWGVPFLPRRAKESVAPWLGTKAAALLVVGGDGVTLWDAEGSFGFHAGMAHLRRMRLRAGEPDAFVRVAELRAGDSVLDCTLGLAQDAMVASLAVGPSGRVVGLERSLALGAVAGEGLRRYALGEDSGPIEVVHADAREYLKTLPSRAFDVVFFDPMFAKPRKSQPAFDMLRRFAEHAPLTQATLEEARRVARRWVVVKGAKYTDDLRKLGLEDEPGSRFTDVIWGRVGPSAEL; encoded by the coding sequence GTGACGTGGCGCGGAGCGTCGTGGATGGCGGAATCCGTTGCTCCTTCGCTGCGGGCATGGTGGATGCGAGGCAGGAGGGTGACCCTGGTACCGCTGGCAGTGACGACGAGCACGAAGGTGGATGCGGCGCTGGTGCGCGAGGCGCGGGCCGTGGCGGCGCGGTGGGGTGTGCCCTTCCTGCCTCGGCGCGCGAAGGAGAGCGTGGCGCCGTGGCTGGGGACGAAGGCGGCGGCGCTCTTGGTGGTGGGCGGTGACGGCGTGACGCTGTGGGACGCGGAGGGCTCGTTCGGGTTCCACGCGGGCATGGCGCACCTGCGGCGGATGCGGCTGCGGGCGGGGGAGCCGGATGCCTTCGTTCGGGTGGCGGAGCTTCGCGCCGGGGACTCGGTGCTGGACTGCACGTTGGGGCTGGCGCAGGACGCGATGGTGGCGTCACTGGCGGTGGGGCCCTCGGGGCGCGTGGTGGGGCTGGAGCGGAGCCTGGCGCTGGGAGCGGTGGCGGGGGAGGGGCTGCGGCGCTATGCGCTGGGCGAGGACTCAGGGCCCATTGAAGTGGTGCACGCGGATGCGCGCGAGTACCTGAAGACGTTGCCGTCGCGCGCGTTCGACGTCGTCTTCTTCGATCCGATGTTCGCGAAGCCGCGCAAATCACAGCCGGCGTTCGACATGCTGCGCCGCTTCGCGGAACACGCGCCGCTGACGCAGGCGACGCTGGAGGAAGCCCGGCGCGTGGCGCGGCGGTGGGTGGTGGTGAAGGGCGCGAAGTACACGGACGACCTTCGCAAGCTGGGCCTGGAGGATGAGCCCGGCTCGCGCTTCACCGACGTCATCTGGGGCCGCGTGGGGCCCTCCGCCGAGCTGTGA
- a CDS encoding HAD-IG family 5'-nucleotidase, with protein MCLSPLAPSLSPFRPIPGGPAPDPLHGSFRSPLNRARAEDAAQRAGGLLADEELTRLLTSPRERQVVVQRARDIFVNRNLRMASVELFGFDMDYTLAIYHMRRLEQLSFDMTLAKLVSEYGYPPVVGGLLYDHHFVMRGLAVDRVNGNILKMDRFGHVGRAYHGLRPLKREVSRELYRNKRVRLRNPQFAWNDTLFALPETCLFAGIIELLESLGHTVQYGKLYDDIREAIDTVHRDNSLKREVRKDLARYVFLDPELGPALHKLRSGGKRLFLLTNSAWDYTDAVMKYLLDGQLAEYPSWRNYFDVVVTSAGKPGFFTDSHPFLELDASTEEGRVVGEASSLERGKVYSGGNLARFEELTGYRGENILYVGDHIYGDILKSKKSSLWRTCMVVQEIEDEITYTATRQEEIGTLSQVEVLRERLDDEVNHHKTLLNILERRLEREQLAPDERLGVEELRKQTKLELDRMRRALKEANEVADTLEQDVEEGFNPYWGLLFKEGNENSRFGYQVEQYACLYTSRVSNFLHHSPMQYYRSPRDKMAHEQAGALSARLSPMGSEGPPKGAGNE; from the coding sequence ATGTGTCTGAGTCCCTTGGCACCATCACTTTCCCCGTTCCGTCCCATCCCGGGTGGGCCCGCGCCGGACCCGCTTCACGGGAGCTTCCGTTCTCCCCTCAATCGAGCCCGCGCCGAGGACGCCGCGCAGCGAGCCGGTGGACTGCTCGCCGACGAGGAGCTCACGCGGCTGCTCACGTCGCCCCGCGAGCGCCAGGTGGTGGTGCAACGGGCGCGGGACATCTTCGTCAACCGCAACCTGCGCATGGCCAGTGTCGAACTGTTCGGCTTCGACATGGATTACACGTTGGCCATCTATCACATGCGCCGGCTGGAGCAGCTGTCGTTCGACATGACGCTGGCGAAGCTGGTGAGCGAGTACGGCTATCCGCCGGTGGTGGGCGGGCTGCTGTACGACCATCACTTCGTGATGCGCGGGCTGGCGGTGGACCGCGTCAACGGCAACATCCTGAAGATGGACCGCTTCGGCCACGTGGGCCGCGCGTACCACGGGCTGCGCCCGCTGAAGCGCGAGGTCTCGCGTGAGCTGTACCGGAACAAGCGCGTGCGGCTGCGAAACCCGCAGTTCGCGTGGAACGACACGTTGTTCGCGTTGCCGGAGACGTGCCTGTTCGCGGGCATCATCGAGCTGCTGGAGTCGCTGGGCCACACGGTCCAGTACGGCAAGCTGTACGACGACATCCGGGAGGCCATCGACACGGTGCATCGGGACAACTCGCTCAAGCGCGAGGTGCGCAAGGACCTGGCGCGCTACGTGTTCCTGGACCCGGAGCTGGGGCCGGCATTGCACAAGCTGCGCTCGGGTGGGAAGCGGCTGTTCCTGCTGACGAACTCCGCGTGGGACTACACGGACGCGGTGATGAAGTACCTCCTGGACGGACAGCTCGCGGAGTATCCGAGCTGGAGGAACTACTTCGACGTGGTGGTGACGTCGGCGGGCAAGCCGGGCTTCTTCACCGACTCGCACCCCTTCCTGGAGCTGGATGCCTCCACGGAGGAAGGCCGCGTGGTGGGCGAGGCCTCGTCGCTGGAGCGCGGCAAGGTGTACTCGGGCGGCAACCTGGCGCGCTTCGAGGAGCTGACGGGCTACCGGGGCGAGAACATCCTGTACGTGGGCGACCACATCTACGGCGACATCCTGAAGTCGAAGAAGTCGTCGCTGTGGCGCACGTGCATGGTGGTCCAGGAGATTGAGGACGAAATCACGTACACGGCGACGCGGCAGGAGGAGATTGGAACGCTGTCGCAGGTGGAGGTGCTCCGTGAGCGCCTGGACGACGAGGTGAACCACCACAAGACGCTGCTCAACATCCTGGAGCGGCGGCTGGAGCGCGAACAGCTGGCGCCGGATGAGCGGCTGGGCGTGGAGGAGCTCCGCAAGCAGACAAAGTTGGAGCTGGACCGGATGCGGCGGGCCTTGAAAGAGGCCAACGAGGTCGCGGACACGCTCGAGCAGGACGTGGAGGAAGGCTTCAACCCGTACTGGGGACTGCTCTTCAAGGAAGGCAACGAGAACAGCCGCTTTGGCTACCAGGTGGAGCAGTACGCCTGTCTGTACACGAGCCGGGTGTCGAACTTCCTGCACCATTCGCCCATGCAGTACTACCGCTCACCGCGGGACAAGATGGCCCACGAGCAGGCCGGAGCCCTGTCCGCCCGGCTGTCCCCGATGGGCAGCGAAGGCCCCCCGAAGGGCGCCGGGAACGAGTAG
- a CDS encoding serine/threonine-protein kinase, translating to MTATYRLTSKVEGGELAELYQGIELPGIPVVVKLFHPRTSDPAYAHDLAETTRLLQPVRHPGILHVVDLGVIRQRLAVVREDVDGFTLGTALQRLHSKDVVLPPTVALHIIIQLLEALHQAHEAGVVHGAITPGNVVLSHDGLPAVCDFGALRALMAVPQLRKSFGHRGRGTYRAPEVTRGEPHSAQSDIYSLGAIAYELLTQREPVVPGSGGVSTRRSEALPPPSRVDRRINSRLDPLILRALEPTPQRRFRSCGEFATSLRNQLAASGGMPSADDVRRFVRELFPNEMSLVSSGPPPFKEPFTLEPISGAEMDDLRAEELEKSVVQRAPYSRALTEDEANAETQQASEPAFEEYRPELYERDVADVATRVRAPSGASASDATAAPGEDDTGPAPAGPLEQGWEAPPGAAPPKPRRQQSSVGGGSGHTRIGRNPRLKVVEDFSAPEPSADDEGSVSVSAPGRRGARVRRAPAEAKGPKTIPDVLPAVQPASARARDDIAMPPSDPALPSTSDVHRRLVSAEQRLSVAQHRYGRRLGIAAAIAGVGLVTFLVAAWQLGGDTAPAPEEALREAKAEAAPVGPPPAMPIAPPPPVPVPARPLAPEAASRGGEEDAAPEPKPPSKSQRAYVTITTNVPAAVYVDGTRLSSRTPLNRYPVKVGTRRIKLVSVATGEPKELDLRIKRGQHLKVLVDSFTSPRR from the coding sequence ATGACGGCCACGTATCGGCTGACGAGCAAGGTGGAAGGCGGGGAACTGGCCGAGCTGTATCAGGGCATCGAGCTCCCCGGCATCCCCGTGGTGGTGAAGCTCTTCCACCCCAGGACGTCCGATCCGGCCTACGCCCATGACCTGGCGGAGACGACGCGGCTGCTCCAGCCCGTGCGGCACCCGGGCATCCTCCACGTCGTGGACCTGGGCGTCATCCGCCAGCGCCTGGCCGTGGTCCGCGAGGACGTGGACGGCTTCACCCTGGGCACCGCGCTCCAGCGCCTGCACTCCAAGGACGTGGTGCTGCCGCCCACCGTGGCGCTCCACATCATCATCCAGCTCCTGGAGGCCCTGCATCAGGCGCACGAGGCGGGCGTGGTGCACGGCGCCATCACCCCGGGCAACGTGGTGCTGTCGCATGACGGCCTGCCCGCGGTGTGCGACTTCGGCGCGCTGCGCGCCCTCATGGCCGTGCCCCAGCTGCGCAAGTCGTTTGGCCACCGGGGCCGCGGCACGTACCGCGCGCCGGAAGTCACGCGGGGCGAGCCGCACTCCGCGCAGTCGGACATCTACTCGCTCGGCGCCATTGCCTACGAGCTGCTCACCCAGCGTGAGCCCGTAGTGCCCGGCAGCGGCGGGGTGTCCACGCGGCGCAGCGAGGCCTTGCCGCCGCCCAGCCGCGTGGACCGGCGCATCAATTCACGGCTGGACCCGCTCATCCTCCGCGCGCTGGAGCCCACGCCCCAGCGCCGCTTCCGCTCCTGTGGCGAGTTCGCCACGTCGCTTCGCAATCAGCTCGCGGCCAGCGGCGGCATGCCCTCGGCGGACGACGTTCGCCGCTTCGTGCGGGAGCTGTTCCCCAACGAGATGAGCCTCGTCAGCTCGGGGCCCCCGCCGTTCAAGGAGCCCTTCACGCTGGAGCCCATCTCCGGCGCGGAGATGGACGACCTGCGCGCGGAGGAGCTCGAGAAGTCCGTGGTTCAGCGCGCCCCATACAGCCGCGCGCTGACCGAGGACGAGGCCAACGCGGAGACGCAGCAGGCCTCCGAGCCCGCGTTCGAGGAGTACCGCCCGGAGCTGTACGAGCGGGACGTGGCGGACGTGGCCACGCGGGTGCGGGCGCCCTCGGGCGCGTCCGCCTCCGACGCCACCGCCGCGCCGGGGGAAGATGACACCGGGCCCGCTCCCGCCGGACCGCTGGAGCAGGGGTGGGAAGCGCCGCCGGGCGCCGCTCCGCCGAAGCCTCGCCGCCAGCAGTCGTCGGTGGGGGGAGGGAGCGGCCACACCCGCATCGGGCGAAATCCGCGCCTCAAGGTCGTGGAGGACTTCTCCGCGCCCGAGCCGTCCGCGGATGACGAGGGCTCGGTCTCCGTCTCCGCGCCAGGTCGCCGCGGCGCCCGGGTCCGCCGCGCTCCCGCGGAGGCCAAGGGGCCCAAGACGATTCCGGACGTGTTGCCCGCGGTGCAGCCGGCCTCGGCGCGAGCGCGTGACGACATCGCGATGCCGCCGTCCGATCCGGCGTTGCCTTCGACTTCCGACGTGCACCGGCGCCTGGTGAGCGCGGAGCAGCGGTTGTCCGTGGCCCAGCACCGGTATGGACGCCGGTTGGGCATCGCGGCGGCCATCGCCGGGGTGGGGTTGGTCACCTTCCTGGTGGCCGCGTGGCAGCTCGGTGGTGATACCGCACCCGCACCGGAGGAGGCCCTGCGGGAGGCGAAGGCCGAGGCAGCTCCCGTGGGCCCACCGCCCGCCATGCCCATCGCGCCGCCGCCGCCGGTGCCGGTGCCGGCGCGTCCGCTTGCTCCAGAAGCCGCGTCGCGAGGGGGCGAGGAGGACGCGGCCCCCGAGCCGAAGCCTCCCTCGAAGTCTCAGCGCGCGTATGTCACCATCACCACCAATGTGCCGGCGGCCGTCTACGTCGACGGCACGCGGCTGAGCAGTCGTACGCCCCTCAACCGATACCCCGTCAAGGTGGGCACCCGGCGCATCAAGCTGGTGTCCGTCGCCACCGGTGAGCCCAAGGAGCTGGACCTGCGCATCAAGCGGGGGCAGCACCTCAAGGTCCTGGTGGACTCGTTCACGTCTCCGAGGCGGTGA
- a CDS encoding response regulator gives MDPTRIFVVEDQPQLLKNLVKVLATFPELEVVGTSQEGEAAVEDIVQLRPQLVLLDLELPGINGIQVTQRVKRRAPEVEILILTSFDDETKVYEAIQAGASGYLVKRVGPEKIRSGIQEVMEGGTVLEPIIAKRFWNYFQSVQAKSTQEEKKPENPWALTPLEFEVLRYVAKGLSNAEVGHVMTLERRTVRTHLSHIYRKMGVNSHVEAVVMALRAGVVDL, from the coding sequence ATGGACCCGACCCGCATCTTCGTCGTCGAGGATCAACCCCAGCTCCTCAAGAACCTGGTGAAGGTGCTGGCCACCTTTCCCGAACTGGAGGTGGTAGGCACCTCCCAGGAAGGGGAGGCCGCGGTGGAGGACATCGTCCAGCTCCGCCCCCAGCTCGTCCTCCTGGACCTGGAGTTGCCCGGCATCAACGGCATCCAGGTGACCCAGCGGGTGAAGCGCCGCGCCCCGGAGGTGGAGATCCTCATCCTCACGTCCTTCGACGACGAGACGAAGGTCTATGAGGCCATCCAGGCCGGGGCCTCCGGCTACCTGGTGAAGCGGGTGGGGCCGGAGAAGATCCGCTCCGGCATCCAGGAGGTGATGGAGGGCGGAACGGTCCTGGAGCCCATCATCGCCAAGCGTTTCTGGAACTACTTCCAGTCCGTCCAGGCGAAGTCCACCCAGGAGGAGAAGAAGCCGGAGAACCCCTGGGCGCTCACGCCGCTGGAGTTCGAGGTGCTGCGCTACGTGGCCAAGGGCCTGTCCAACGCCGAGGTGGGGCACGTGATGACGCTGGAGCGGCGGACGGTGCGCACGCACCTGTCGCATATCTACCGGAAGATGGGCGTCAACTCTCACGTGGAGGCCGTGGTGATGGCCCTGCGTGCGGGTGTCGTGGATCTATAG